One Gloeothece verrucosa PCC 7822 DNA window includes the following coding sequences:
- a CDS encoding AAA family ATPase has protein sequence MYLKSILLENVGPISYFNLSLPFSDGGVPKPFIIVGKNGTGKSIILSFIVHHLIAAKQLIYENAEVEQGRVYKLRSPHYIQTGKNYYFSKLNFEDKLEFIEWQLNQSKNSFEDYYKYTPIYKEWKEIPPYETSYLKNNDLSITGYQIKELINTNVELFFPANRFEEPAWLNVEHLLAKANFMDLKHIAGYSNRSIIKYNGIQEIKNWLLDILFDRETLEKMIMKIPCEDLNPNNLSLNILTGYIGKNAKLYERVNIFLNIIFNTQETLSLKLGNRHNRVFSIIKNEQPWIPNIFQLSTGETLLFNLFCSILRDYDLTEQPFESTHDVRGIVIIDEIDLHLHTNLQRNTLPKLIKLFPKVQFIITTHSPLFLLGMRDEFTDDGFQIVEMPDGNLITAERFKEFDHAYTYFKQTEKYQNDLEEAIKNSKKPIVFVEGDYDIRYITKAAQELGKTELLDKIELKNGDGCPNLDKLWKNVNTQIAEAFSQRVLLLYDCDTQKQPDQKGKITKIVIPSSDENLIKKGIENLLPKSTIERAIDHKQAFIDITKTIKIERGKEIPEVIKYEVNNDEKKNLCNWLCQEGDETDFQHFNTIFNIIEEFINES, from the coding sequence ATGTATCTCAAAAGCATTCTTTTAGAAAATGTTGGCCCTATCAGTTACTTTAATTTATCATTGCCTTTTTCAGATGGAGGAGTGCCTAAACCGTTTATTATTGTTGGGAAAAATGGTACAGGTAAAAGTATAATTTTATCATTTATTGTTCACCATTTAATTGCCGCCAAACAACTTATTTATGAAAATGCTGAAGTAGAACAAGGAAGAGTTTATAAATTGAGATCACCTCATTATATTCAAACAGGAAAGAATTATTATTTCTCTAAATTAAATTTTGAAGATAAACTAGAATTTATAGAATGGCAATTAAATCAATCGAAAAATAGTTTTGAAGATTACTATAAATATACGCCAATTTATAAAGAGTGGAAAGAAATTCCTCCATATGAAACTTCTTATTTAAAAAATAACGATTTAAGTATAACAGGATATCAAATTAAAGAACTCATCAATACAAATGTAGAATTATTTTTTCCTGCTAATAGATTTGAAGAACCTGCTTGGTTAAATGTAGAGCATTTGCTGGCTAAAGCAAATTTTATGGATTTAAAACATATTGCCGGTTATTCTAATCGCTCTATAATTAAATATAACGGTATCCAAGAAATAAAAAATTGGTTATTAGATATTTTATTTGATCGTGAAACTTTAGAAAAGATGATTATGAAGATTCCTTGTGAGGATTTGAATCCGAACAATTTATCTTTAAATATTTTGACAGGATATATAGGAAAGAATGCTAAATTATACGAAAGGGTTAATATATTTTTAAATATTATTTTTAATACGCAAGAAACTTTGAGCTTAAAATTAGGTAATAGACATAATCGAGTTTTTTCAATTATAAAAAATGAACAACCTTGGATTCCTAATATTTTTCAGCTTTCGACGGGAGAAACCTTATTATTTAATTTATTTTGTTCAATTTTAAGAGATTATGATTTAACTGAACAACCTTTTGAATCTACTCACGATGTTAGGGGTATTGTAATTATAGACGAAATTGATCTACACTTACATACTAATTTACAGCGCAATACTCTACCTAAACTCATTAAGCTTTTTCCTAAAGTTCAATTCATTATTACTACCCATTCACCCTTATTCTTGCTAGGTATGAGGGATGAGTTTACTGATGATGGGTTTCAAATTGTAGAAATGCCTGACGGAAACTTGATCACCGCCGAAAGATTTAAAGAATTTGATCATGCTTACACATATTTTAAGCAAACTGAGAAATATCAAAATGATTTAGAAGAAGCTATCAAAAATAGCAAAAAGCCGATTGTTTTTGTAGAGGGTGACTATGATATTAGATATATCACCAAAGCCGCCCAAGAGTTAGGTAAGACAGAACTTTTAGATAAGATAGAATTAAAAAATGGTGATGGTTGTCCTAATTTAGATAAATTATGGAAGAATGTAAATACTCAAATAGCAGAAGCTTTCTCTCAGCGAGTTTTATTACTTTATGATTGCGATACTCAGAAACAGCCAGATCAAAAAGGAAAAATTACTAAAATAGTTATTCCTTCAAGTGACGAAAATCTAATTAAAAAAGGTATAGAAAATCTTTTGCCAAAATCAACTATAGAAAGAGCTATTGACCATAAACAAGCTTTTATAGATATAACTAAAACTATTAAAATTGAGCGGGGTAAAGAAATACCTGAAGTTATCAAATATGAAGTTAATAATGATGAAAAGAAAAATTTATGTAACTGGTTATGTCAAGAAGGAGATGAGACAGATTTTCAACACTTTAATACAATATTTAATATTATTGAAGAGTTTATTAATGAGAGTTGA
- the thrS gene encoding threonine--tRNA ligase, which translates to MVKTPIAQPTEEQPPIKLPKTSESDNLKRIRHTASHIMAMAVQQLFPKAQVTIGPWTENGFYYDFDTPQPFSEEDLKAIKKEMVKIIKRKLPVIREEVSRQEAERRIKAINEPYKLEILEGIQEPITLYHLGDQWWDLCAGPHVESTADIDPKAIELETVAGAYWRGDETKAQLQRIYGTAWETPEQLAEYKRRKEEALKRDHRKLGRELGLFIFSDVVGPGLPLWTPKGTIIRTTLEEFLKKEQVKRGYLPVVTPHLARVDLFKISGHWQNYKEDMFPMMAEDEESALHEIGFVLKPMNCPFHIQIYKSELRSYRDLPMRLAEFGTVYRYEQSGELGGLTRVRGFTVDDSHLFVTPEQLEEEFLSVVDLILSVFKSLQLKNFKARLSFRDPASDKYIGGDDVWNKAENAIRSAVQKMNMEHFEAPGEAAFYGPKLDFIFQDALEREWQLGTVQVDYNLPERFDLEYVAEDGSRKRPVMIHRAPFGSLERLVGILIEEYAGDFPLWLAPIQVRLLPVSDPQLDFAKEVAAQLLSQGIRAEADTSGERLGKMIRNAEKQKIPVMAVVGAKEVESNTLSIRTRASGELGTIAVSEVIEKVTEAITNHTNF; encoded by the coding sequence ATGGTTAAAACGCCGATCGCCCAACCAACCGAAGAACAACCACCGATAAAACTCCCCAAAACCAGCGAGTCTGACAACCTAAAAAGAATACGTCACACCGCCTCCCACATCATGGCCATGGCGGTACAGCAACTCTTTCCTAAAGCACAAGTCACCATCGGACCTTGGACAGAAAACGGCTTTTATTATGACTTTGATACCCCCCAACCCTTTAGCGAAGAAGACTTAAAGGCCATCAAAAAAGAAATGGTCAAAATTATCAAACGTAAACTCCCCGTCATTCGCGAAGAAGTCAGCCGCCAAGAAGCCGAACGCCGAATAAAAGCCATCAACGAACCCTATAAACTAGAAATACTAGAAGGAATACAAGAACCGATCACCCTTTATCATTTAGGTGATCAATGGTGGGACCTCTGTGCAGGTCCTCACGTGGAAAGCACAGCAGATATAGACCCCAAAGCCATAGAATTAGAAACGGTAGCCGGCGCTTATTGGCGCGGCGATGAAACTAAAGCACAACTACAGCGTATTTATGGAACTGCATGGGAAACCCCAGAACAACTCGCCGAATACAAGCGGCGTAAAGAAGAAGCATTAAAACGGGATCACCGTAAACTGGGAAGAGAGTTAGGACTATTTATATTTTCCGATGTCGTCGGTCCGGGTTTGCCGCTTTGGACTCCCAAAGGCACCATTATTAGAACCACCCTCGAAGAGTTCCTCAAAAAAGAACAGGTAAAACGGGGTTATCTGCCGGTGGTTACGCCTCATCTTGCTAGAGTGGATCTGTTTAAAATTTCCGGACACTGGCAAAATTACAAAGAGGATATGTTTCCCATGATGGCAGAAGATGAAGAGTCTGCCCTTCATGAAATTGGGTTTGTCCTCAAACCGATGAACTGTCCTTTTCATATCCAAATATATAAGAGTGAGTTACGTTCCTATCGTGACTTACCTATGCGCTTAGCTGAATTTGGTACCGTTTATCGTTATGAACAGTCGGGAGAGTTAGGGGGGTTAACCCGAGTACGAGGGTTTACCGTTGATGACTCTCATTTATTTGTGACTCCCGAACAACTCGAAGAGGAATTCTTGAGTGTGGTTGACTTAATTCTGTCGGTGTTTAAGAGTCTTCAATTAAAGAACTTTAAAGCGAGACTGAGTTTCCGCGATCCGGCATCGGATAAATATATTGGCGGGGATGATGTTTGGAATAAGGCCGAAAATGCTATTCGTTCTGCTGTGCAAAAAATGAATATGGAACATTTTGAAGCACCCGGAGAAGCGGCTTTTTATGGTCCTAAACTTGATTTTATCTTTCAAGATGCCCTAGAACGAGAATGGCAATTAGGAACCGTTCAAGTAGACTATAATTTACCCGAACGGTTTGACTTAGAATATGTCGCTGAAGATGGGTCTAGAAAACGTCCTGTGATGATCCATCGTGCCCCGTTTGGGTCTTTAGAGCGTTTAGTGGGAATATTAATAGAAGAGTATGCCGGAGATTTTCCTTTATGGTTAGCCCCTATTCAAGTGCGGCTTTTACCGGTGAGTGACCCTCAGTTGGACTTTGCTAAAGAAGTTGCGGCACAACTGTTATCTCAGGGAATACGCGCAGAAGCAGATACTTCCGGAGAAAGACTCGGTAAGATGATCCGCAATGCTGAGAAACAAAAAATACCGGTGATGGCGGTTGTGGGTGCAAAAGAGGTGGAGTCTAATACCTTGAGTATCAGGACTCGTGCTTCAGGAGAGTTAGGAACCATAGCAGTTAGTGAAGTGATCGAGAAAGTGACGGAGGCGATCACGAATCATACTAATTTCTAA
- a CDS encoding ComF family protein, which produces MTNYPINPQKIEGNWRAGWALDVHTISSSPLPDGSFDTVRSYLGELLYQLKYRQDQKVIVPIAEIVAPFIQNLLVYQYLSAIIPIPPSNTDRPFQPVYEIARAIGDMINLPVPLDYLVKIKSTEQLKAVEDLETRKQLLQGAMQVTDRQRFRGRYILLFDDLYRSGATLMTATDVLANEGGVARIFVLTLTRTRTKK; this is translated from the coding sequence ATGACAAATTATCCAATTAACCCACAAAAAATAGAGGGAAACTGGCGAGCAGGATGGGCGCTGGATGTGCATACTATTTCTAGTTCTCCGCTTCCGGATGGTAGTTTTGATACTGTCAGATCATATTTAGGAGAACTTCTCTATCAACTGAAATATCGCCAAGATCAAAAAGTTATTGTGCCAATTGCAGAAATTGTCGCGCCCTTTATTCAAAATCTATTAGTTTATCAATATTTAAGTGCTATTATCCCTATTCCTCCTTCAAATACGGATAGACCATTCCAGCCAGTTTATGAGATAGCAAGGGCGATAGGAGACATGATTAATTTGCCTGTTCCTTTAGATTACTTAGTTAAGATAAAATCTACAGAACAACTAAAAGCCGTTGAGGACTTAGAGACAAGGAAACAGCTACTACAAGGTGCAATGCAGGTTACAGATCGTCAAAGATTTAGAGGACGATATATCTTATTATTTGATGATTTATACCGATCAGGAGCGACTTTGATGACTGCTACTGATGTTCTTGCAAATGAAGGTGGAGTTGCTAGAATATTTGTATTAACATTAACCCGAACACGAACAAAAAAATAA
- a CDS encoding DNA-processing protein DprA — MNSTEYFWFRLLQTPGIGAKSLVTIAKLLQKYNLSPEKIPNSKKELSSLFPELAKIILNKIKKEDQEKIFQEYNEIEREDINLFYPQHPHYPEKLLNKLDKYGISPVLFYQGQSKLLDQTGIAVVGSRNVSVKGIEATQKLAHNLALEGINVISGYAKGVDSEAHLSALQAEGTTTLVLSYGIKEFRLKKEFNGFNFKKNILTISQFSLKTKWMARNAMARNKLVCALSQGIIVIESGPEKDELGKMSGTFNTGLTALNMNLPLFVVNPEYFEKPPQGNYDLIKKGGVKIDPEKGISQIIEHLSKLQLTIKSEPKKNVAVQTELFPIDLIAR, encoded by the coding sequence ATGAACAGCACAGAATATTTTTGGTTTAGACTTCTTCAAACTCCTGGTATTGGGGCTAAAAGTTTAGTGACCATAGCCAAACTTCTTCAAAAATATAATTTATCTCCTGAAAAAATTCCTAATAGTAAAAAAGAGTTATCATCTCTATTTCCAGAATTGGCTAAAATTATCCTCAATAAAATCAAAAAAGAAGATCAAGAGAAAATTTTTCAAGAGTATAATGAAATAGAGAGAGAAGACATTAATCTTTTTTACCCTCAACATCCACATTATCCTGAAAAATTACTAAATAAATTAGATAAATATGGCATTTCTCCTGTTTTATTTTATCAAGGACAGAGCAAATTACTTGATCAAACAGGAATTGCAGTTGTTGGTTCTAGGAATGTCTCTGTCAAAGGAATAGAAGCAACGCAAAAACTTGCCCATAACTTAGCTCTTGAGGGAATTAATGTTATTTCAGGTTATGCTAAGGGAGTAGATTCGGAAGCTCATTTAAGTGCTTTACAAGCTGAAGGAACAACAACTTTAGTTTTAAGTTACGGAATTAAAGAATTCCGTTTAAAAAAAGAATTTAACGGATTTAACTTTAAAAAAAATATTTTGACAATATCGCAATTTTCTCTGAAAACAAAATGGATGGCAAGAAATGCTATGGCCAGGAATAAATTAGTTTGTGCTTTATCTCAAGGAATTATTGTGATTGAATCAGGACCCGAAAAAGACGAACTAGGAAAAATGAGTGGAACGTTTAATACTGGTCTAACGGCTCTAAATATGAATTTACCCCTATTTGTTGTCAATCCTGAGTATTTTGAAAAACCCCCACAAGGGAATTATGATTTAATTAAAAAAGGAGGAGTTAAAATTGATCCAGAAAAAGGAATAAGTCAAATTATTGAACATCTTTCCAAATTACAACTCACAATTAAGAGTGAGCCGAAAAAAAACGTGGCTGTACAAACAGAATTATTTCCAATTGATCTCATTGCTCGATAA
- the hisH gene encoding imidazole glycerol phosphate synthase subunit HisH has protein sequence MALIAVIDYDMGNLHSACKGLENAGATPKVTDSAKEIEQADAIVLPGVGSFDPAVQHLRSRDLEAPIKDAIASGKPFLGICLGLQILFDASEEGSQPGLGIISGVVRRFRSEPGLTIPHMGWNQLEYTQANLPLWQDIPFNPYVYFVHSYYVDPVDSSVKAATVTHGSQKVTAAIAKDNIMAVQFHPEKSSSNGLKILSNFVNQIRVKALA, from the coding sequence ATGGCTTTAATTGCTGTTATAGACTACGACATGGGAAACCTGCACTCTGCCTGTAAAGGACTAGAAAACGCAGGCGCAACCCCTAAAGTGACCGACTCCGCTAAAGAAATAGAACAAGCAGATGCTATTGTATTACCTGGGGTAGGATCATTCGATCCGGCGGTGCAACATCTGCGATCACGGGACCTAGAAGCACCCATCAAAGACGCTATTGCCAGTGGAAAACCCTTTTTAGGAATTTGTTTAGGGTTACAAATACTCTTTGATGCCTCAGAAGAAGGATCACAACCGGGTTTAGGCATTATCTCAGGAGTTGTTCGTCGTTTTCGCTCTGAACCTGGGTTAACCATTCCTCACATGGGTTGGAATCAACTAGAATATACTCAAGCCAACCTCCCCTTATGGCAAGACATACCTTTTAATCCTTATGTTTATTTCGTCCATTCATACTATGTCGATCCGGTTGATTCCAGTGTGAAAGCCGCCACTGTAACTCATGGATCGCAAAAAGTAACAGCCGCCATCGCCAAAGATAATATTATGGCAGTACAGTTTCACCCAGAAAAATCTTCCAGTAATGGTCTAAAAATCTTATCTAATTTTGTTAATCAGATCAGGGTGAAAGCATTAGCTTAA
- a CDS encoding Uma2 family endonuclease, translating to MNQTLDSVRWTVRDLEVLPQSEGVRYEIINGELFVTRAPHRKHQQISGKIFRYLDAWSEISGLGQTILAPGIIFSDADNVIPDVVWISKERLAVVEDEAGHLTGAPELIIEVLSPGEENERRDKEAKLKLYSVTGVLEYWIVDRFKKQVEIYRRDNARLTLVATLYNKDEITSTLLPDFRCSIERFFVVE from the coding sequence ATGAATCAAACCCTTGATAGCGTCCGTTGGACAGTCCGAGACTTAGAAGTTTTACCGCAAAGCGAGGGGGTTCGTTATGAAATTATTAACGGAGAGTTGTTTGTGACGAGAGCGCCCCACCGTAAACATCAACAAATTTCTGGTAAAATTTTCCGTTATCTAGATGCTTGGTCGGAAATAAGCGGCTTAGGACAGACTATTCTAGCACCCGGTATCATTTTCTCGGATGCGGATAATGTGATCCCTGATGTAGTATGGATTAGCAAGGAAAGATTAGCTGTAGTAGAAGATGAAGCGGGACATCTTACTGGTGCACCTGAGTTAATTATAGAGGTTTTATCCCCAGGAGAAGAGAATGAGCGGCGTGATAAGGAAGCTAAGTTAAAACTCTATTCGGTTACAGGAGTCCTTGAATATTGGATCGTGGATCGTTTTAAGAAGCAAGTAGAGATTTATCGACGAGATAATGCCAGATTAACATTAGTAGCTACATTATATAACAAGGATGAAATAACCTCAACCCTATTACCGGATTTTCGTTGTTCTATTGAGCGGTTTTTTGTGGTTGAATGA
- a CDS encoding AAA family ATPase has translation MTSITFSQLIEQLKKPEFYPHPVVEPIKVVQTHISAVFLTGDYAYKIKKPVNFGFLDFSTLEKREHFLNQELAMNKPVASEIYLEILPITQEGDQLKLGEGGQAVEYVLKMRQFPQECLFSSLFEAGKLTESQIQELGKLVAQFHAQTRTDDYIKSFGEIEKIKQAFDENYQQTDKYIGIAQTQKQFEETQAYTEKFFAEKGELFKQRREQDKIRESHGDLHLKNICLWNNKIYLFDRIEFNEPFRFVDVMYDVAFAVMDLDARGRKDLGNIFLNTYIEQTGDWEGLQVLPLYQSRQAYVRAKVTSFLLDDPSIEESVKQEAIKAASDYYRQAWEYTQQKSGKLILMSGLSGSGKSTVAQKLAADINAIHLRSDAVRKHLAAIPLSEKGGPEIYTPEMSQKTYHRLLELGIMLVKAGYPVILDAKYDRREWRAGAIAFAESENIPLEILYCTAPLEILSERLQTRSGDISDATPDLLASQQTHFEAFSEIEQPYVKTLDTTAGN, from the coding sequence ATGACCTCTATTACTTTTTCTCAACTCATAGAACAACTCAAAAAACCTGAATTTTATCCCCATCCTGTAGTCGAACCCATCAAAGTTGTTCAAACTCATATTTCTGCTGTTTTTCTAACAGGAGACTATGCCTACAAAATTAAAAAACCGGTAAATTTTGGCTTTTTAGACTTTTCCACTCTAGAAAAGCGAGAACATTTTTTAAATCAAGAACTGGCCATGAATAAACCGGTGGCTTCGGAAATTTATTTAGAAATATTACCGATTACTCAAGAAGGAGATCAATTAAAATTAGGTGAAGGCGGCCAGGCAGTAGAATATGTCTTAAAAATGCGGCAGTTTCCGCAAGAATGTTTATTTAGTAGTCTATTTGAAGCGGGAAAATTAACCGAATCTCAGATTCAAGAATTAGGCAAACTGGTAGCCCAATTTCATGCTCAAACCCGAACCGATGATTATATCAAAAGTTTTGGAGAAATCGAAAAGATCAAACAAGCCTTTGATGAAAACTATCAGCAGACAGATAAATATATAGGAATTGCCCAAACGCAAAAACAATTTGAGGAAACCCAAGCCTATACCGAGAAATTTTTTGCCGAAAAAGGAGAGCTATTCAAACAACGCCGAGAGCAAGATAAAATCCGAGAAAGTCATGGAGACTTACATCTAAAAAATATCTGTTTGTGGAACAACAAAATCTATCTATTTGATCGCATAGAATTCAATGAGCCTTTTCGGTTTGTCGATGTCATGTATGATGTAGCATTTGCCGTCATGGACTTGGATGCTAGAGGAAGAAAAGACTTAGGAAATATCTTTTTAAACACCTATATAGAACAAACCGGAGATTGGGAAGGGTTACAAGTTTTACCCCTATATCAAAGCCGCCAAGCTTATGTAAGAGCAAAAGTCACCTCATTCTTATTAGATGATCCCTCCATCGAAGAATCAGTCAAACAAGAAGCCATAAAAGCCGCTAGTGATTATTATCGCCAAGCCTGGGAATATACCCAACAAAAAAGCGGCAAACTAATCTTAATGTCCGGCTTATCCGGTTCAGGAAAAAGCACAGTCGCGCAAAAATTAGCCGCCGACATAAACGCCATTCATCTAAGATCTGATGCCGTGCGTAAACATTTAGCCGCTATTCCCCTTTCCGAAAAAGGCGGGCCCGAAATTTATACCCCCGAAATGAGTCAAAAAACTTACCATCGCTTATTAGAATTAGGCATAATGTTAGTTAAAGCCGGCTACCCAGTCATCTTAGATGCGAAGTATGATCGAAGAGAATGGCGAGCAGGAGCCATCGCTTTTGCCGAGTCTGAAAACATCCCCTTAGAGATCCTCTATTGTACAGCCCCCTTGGAAATATTAAGCGAGCGCCTACAAACCCGAAGCGGAGATATCTCCGATGCAACCCCTGACTTACTGGCTTCTCAACAAACCCACTTTGAAGCCTTTAGCGAAATAGAACAGCCCTATGTTAAAACCCTAGACACCACAGCCGGTAACTGA